Proteins encoded within one genomic window of Brassica rapa cultivar Chiifu-401-42 chromosome A09, CAAS_Brap_v3.01, whole genome shotgun sequence:
- the LOC103843578 gene encoding protein SEMI-ROLLED LEAF 2: protein MGVMSRRVLPACGNLCFFCPSLRARSRHPVKRYKKMLAEIFPRNQEAEANDRKIGKLCEYASRNPLRIPKITEYLEQKCYKELRNGNIGSVKVVLCIYKKLLSSCKEQMPLFSCSLLSVVRTLLEQTRDEEVQILGCNTLVDFISLQTENSHMFNLEGLIPKLCQLAQEMGDDERSLRLRSAGMQALAFMVSFIGEHAQLSIDLDMIISVILENYMDLEKSQEDTNEAGKMVSFKHNPVTDFNLENMDISKSPSYWSMVCLCNIAKLAKETTTVRRVLEPLLNAFDSRDYWSPEKGVASSVLLFLQSRLEESGENCHVLVSSLIKHLDHKNVTKQQGVQVNMVNVATCLALHAKQQASGAMTAVIADLIKHLRKCLQNAAESDLPADVAKQNSDLQLALDKCIAELSNKVGDAGPILDMLAVVLEMISTNVLIARTTASAILRAAHIISVVPNVSYHKKVFPDALFHQLLLAMSHTDYETRVEAHNVFSVLLLRTLLLPWSDQHKEEEVEESLKSDLRKDVNHTSHTSLSCESLDSLNDGGIKSLCSLRLSSHQVNMLLTSLWIQATSTENTPANFEAMASTFNTTILFSLAKKSNHMALVRCFQLAFSLRNLSLNQDGDWQLSRRRSIFTFASYLLIFSAKISNILELIPIVKESLTGQMVDPYLVLEGDIRLRAGCSGFPQEDGSDKDDSAALSSPEIVANDSRLKEIIITHLTSRFQTLSEEEQSSLRKEIQSDFSRDDAHPLGAPMFMDTPGPSSPLNQMELPAFEEAELSEIAAFEEISPGASGSHRTSLSTNTNPVDVLSINELLESVSETARQVASLPVSSLPVPYDQMMNQCEALVTGKQQKMSVLLSFKPQATKAITFSEEDEKEELFLLKETEEADEDDQKALTVTHVQPQGQYASCSLEVEQNSFRLPPSSPYDKFLKAAGC, encoded by the exons ATGGGGGTTATGTCCAGACGGGTTTTGCCCGCCTGTGGTAACCTCTGTTTCTTCTGTCCTTCCTTGAGGGCTAGGTCTAGGCATCCTGTTAAACGTTACAAGAAGATGCTCGCTGAGATTTTCCCTCGTAACCAG GAAGCTGAGGCAAATGATAGAaaaataggcaagctttgtgaGTATGCGTCAAGGAACCCTTTACGAATCCCAAAG ATTACGGAGTACCTTGAGCAGAAATGCTACAAAGAGTTGCGAAATGGAAACATCGGATCAGTTAAAGTCGTCTTGTGCATTTACAAGAAGTTGCTTTCATCATGTAAGGAGCAGAT GCCTTTGTTTTCATGTAGTTTGCTAAGCGTTGTCCGAACTCTTTTGGAGCAAACAAGAGATGAAGAAGTGCAGATCTTGGGTTGCAATACCCTTGTTGACTTTATTAGCTTACAG ACTGAGAATTCACACATGTTCAACTTAGAAGGTCTAATCCCTAAGCTTTGTCAACTTGCTCAAGAAATGGGAGATGATGAAAGATCACTCCGTTTACGCTCAGCAGGAATGCAAGCTTTGGCTTTCATG GTATCTTTTATTGGTGAGCATGCCCAACTATCAATTGACTTGGATATG ATTATTTCTGTGATTCTGGAGAATTATATGGATTTAGAGAAGAGCCAAGAAGATACCAATGAAGCTGGTAAAATGGTTTCTTTCAAACATAATCCTGTGACTGACTTTAACTTGGAAAACAT GGACATCTCCAAGAGCCCCTCATACTGGTCTATGGTATGCCTTTGCAATATAGCCAAGTTAGCAAAGGAAACCACCACTGTTCGCCGTGTTCTGGAACCGCTTCTGAATGCTTTCGACAGTAGAGATTACTGGTCTCCAGAGAAGGGCGTTGCCTCTTCTGTTTTATTGTTTCTGCAGTCTCGTCTGGAAGAATCAGGAGAGAACTGTCATGTGCTGGTATCTTCTTTGATCAAGCACTTGGATCATAAGAATGTAACGAAGCAACAAGGAGTTCAAGTTAACATGGTGAATGTAGCTACATGCCTTGCGCTACATGCTAAGCAGCAAGCTTCAGGAGCTATGACTGCTGTGATAGCTGACTTGATTAAGCACTTGAGGAAGTGCCTGCAAAATGCAGCTGAGTCAGATCTGCCTGCTGATGTAGCGAAGCAGAACTCTGACCTGCAGCTTGCGTTAGATAAGTGCATTGCAGAGCTCTCAAATAAG GTTGGGGATGCAGGGCCCATTCTTGATATGCTGGCGGTGGTTCTTGAGATGATATCCACCAATGTACTAATTGCTAGGACCACAGCATCAGCCATTCTCCGTGCTGCACATATTATATCAGTGGTCCCAAATGTTTCTTACCACAAGAAA GTGTTTCCGGATGCCTTGTTTCACCAACTGCTCCTTGCAATGTCCCACACGGATTATGAAACTAGAGTTGAAGCACACAATGTTTTCTCAGTTCTGCTTCTTCGAACTCTTCTTTTGCCTTGGTCAGACCAACATAAGGAGGAGGAAGTTGAGGAATCCTTAAAGAGTGATCTGCGTAAAGATGTAAACCACACATCTCATACAAGTCTTAGTTGTGAGTCCTTGGATAGCTTAAATGATGGTGGTATAAAG TCGTTATGTTCACTCAGACTAAGTAGTCACCAAGTAAACATGCTCCTTACATCCCTATGGATCCAAGCCACTTCTACCGAGAACACCCCTGCTAATTTTGAGGCGATGGCTAGTACGTTTAATACCACTATTTTGTTTTCACTAGCAAAG AAATCAAATCACATGGCTTTGGTGCGGTGTTTTCAGCTTGCGTTCTCTCTTCGGAATCTCTCGTTGAACCAAGATG GAGATTGGCAGCTCTCTCGTAGAAGATCAATCTTCACGTTTGCATCATACTTGCTCATTTTCAGTGCCAAGATTTCTAACATACTGGAGCTAATTCCAATTGTCAAAGAATCTTTAACTGGCCAAATG GTTGATCCTTATCTCGTACTGGAAGGAGATATCAGACTGCGTGCTGGATGTTCTGGATTTCCACAGGAAGATGGATCTGATAAAGATGATAGTGCTGCTCTCAGCTCACCAGAGATTGTGGCAAATGATAGTCGCCTTAAGGAAATCATTATCACTCATCTCACATCGAGGTTTCAGACATTATCCGAG GAGGAGCAATCAAGTTTGAGAAAGGAGATTCAGTCAGATTTTTCACGAGATGATGCACACCCGCTTGGTGCACCAATGTTCATGGATACACCAGGACCTAGCTCTCCTCTTAATCAAATGGAACTTCCAGCTTTTGAAGAG GCTGAGCTTTCAGAAATAGCGGCATTTGAAGAAATTTCACCGGGGGCTAGTGGGAGTCACAGAACGTCCTTGTCCACAAACACTAACCCTGTTGATGTTCTGAGTATCAACGAGTTGTTAGAATCG GTATCAGAAACTGCTAGGCAAGTTGCAAGTCTCCCTGTTTCCTCCCTTCCCGTACCTTATGACCAGATGATGAACCAGTGTGAAGCTCTCGTGACGGGCAAGCAGCAGAAGATGTCTGTGCTTCTAAGTTTCAAACCCCAAGCAACCAAAGCTATAACTTTctcagaagaagatgaaaaggaGGAGCTCTTTCTTCTCAAGGAg ACAGAAGAAGCTGATGAAGATGATCAGAAGGCACTCACTGTGACACACGTCCAACCTCAAGGCCAGTACGCATCCTGCTCACTCGAAGTGGAACAAAACTCTTTTCGGTTGCCGCCTTCAAGCCCCTACGATAAGTTCTTGAAAGCAGCTGGATGTTAA
- the LOC103843577 gene encoding calmodulin-like protein 7 translates to MDPTELKRVFQMFDKNGDGSITNKELSETLRSLGIHISDKELTQMMEKIDVNGDGCVDIDEFGELYKTIMDEEDEEEEDMKEAFNVFDQNGDGFITVDELKAVLSSLGLKQGKTLDDCKKMIKQVDVDGDGRVNYKEFRQMMKGGGFSALG, encoded by the coding sequence ATGGATCCAACTGAGCTCAAACGCGTGTTCCAAATGTTTGACAAGAACGGTGACGGTTCAATCACGAACAAAGAGCTGAGCGAGACGCTACGAAGCCTAGGGATTCACATCTCCGACAAGGAGTTGACTCAAATGATGGAGAAGATCGACGTGAATGGTGATGGGTGTGTAGACATAGACGAGTTCGGGGAGCTTTACAAGACGATAATGGacgaggaagacgaagaagaagaggacaTGAAGGAAGCTTTCAATGTGTTTGATCAGAACGGAGATGGGTTTATAACGGTGGATGAACTGAAGGCGGTTTTGTCATCCTTGGGGCTCAAGCAAGGTAAGACATTGGATGATTGTAAGAAAATGATTAAGCAAGTGGATGTTGATGGTGATGGTAGGGTTAATTACAAGGAGTTTAGACAAATGATGAAAGGTGGTGGTTTTAGCGCTTTGGGTTAA
- the LOC103843575 gene encoding uncharacterized protein LOC103843575 produces the protein MGREKKSPGLKILWVWTIGTAAILVASVVRTRMHDMETMMNQEQAPPKQNQNVNAGHSVLTDETVLPESDREIAKELK, from the exons ATGGGAAGAGAAAAGAAGAGTCCTGGCTTGAAGATCCTCTGGGTTTGGACTATTGGCACTGCTGCTA TATTGGTGGCGAGTGTTGTCCGGACAAGAATGCATGACATGGAGACGATGATGAACCAGGAGCAAGCACCACCGAAACAAAACCAGAACGTAAATGCTGGCCACTCTGTCTTAACGGATGAAACTGTTTTGCCTGAGTCGGATCGAGAGATTGCCAAAGAACTCAAATGA
- the LOC103843573 gene encoding B-box zinc finger protein 24 isoform X1 — MKIQCDVCENAPATVICCADEAALCPKCDVEIHAANKLASKHQRLHLDSLPTKFPRCDICQEKAAFIFCVEDRALLCKDCDESIHLANSRSANHQRLLATGIKVALGSSSCTKETEKDQSKEIPAKTLSQKQPSSSATTPLPWAVDDFFHFSDPEFTDKKGELDLGEFEWFSDMGFFGDQTLPAAEVPELSVSHMGQVHSYRPMKSNVSYKKPRLEIRGGDDDDEEHFIVPDLG, encoded by the exons ATGAAGATACAGTGTGATGTGTGTGAGAATGCTCCGGCGACGGTTATATGTTGTGCCGACGAAGCAGCTCTTTGTCCTAAATGCGACGTCGAGATTCACGCTGCTAACAAACTCGCTAGCAAGCACCAACGCCTCCATCTCGATTCTCTCCCCACCAAGTTCCCTCGTTGCGATATCTGCCAA GAGAAGGCAGCTTTTATTTTCTGTGTTGAGGATAGAGCTCTGCTTTGTAAGGACTGTGATGAGTCCATCCACTTAGCTAACTCTAGATCTGCGAATCATCAGAGGCTTTTAGCTACTGGGATCAAAGTGGCTCTTGGCTCAAGTAGTTGCACCAAAGAAACGGAGAAGGATCAGTCTAAGGAGATTCCAGCTAAAACCCTAAGCCAGAAGCAGCCTTCTTCTTCTGCTACGACTCCTCTTCCGTGGGCTGTTGATGATTTCTTTCACTTCTCTGATCCTGAGTTCACCGATAAG AAAGGAGAGCTTGACCTTGGGGAGTTTGAGTGGTTTTCAGACATGGGTTTCTTCGGTGATCAGACTCTTCCTGCAGCTGAAGTTCCCGAGCTTTCTGTTTCGCATATGGGTCAGGTTCATTCATACAGACCGATGAAGTCAAACGTATCATACAAGAAGCCTAGGTTGGAGATCAGaggtggtgatgatgatgatgaagagcaCTTCATTGTCCCTGATCTAGGATAA
- the LOC103843573 gene encoding B-box zinc finger protein 24 isoform X2: MKIQCDVCENAPATVICCADEAALCPKCDVEIHAANKLASKHQRLHLDSLPTKFPRCDICQEKAAFIFCVEDRALLCKDCDESIHLANSRSANHQRLLATGIKVALGSSSCTKETEKDQSKEIPAKTLSQKQPSSSATTPLPWAVDDFFHFSDPEFTDKLTFLLSRKESLTLGSLSGFQTWVSSVIRLFLQLKFPSFLFRIWVRFIHTDR; encoded by the exons ATGAAGATACAGTGTGATGTGTGTGAGAATGCTCCGGCGACGGTTATATGTTGTGCCGACGAAGCAGCTCTTTGTCCTAAATGCGACGTCGAGATTCACGCTGCTAACAAACTCGCTAGCAAGCACCAACGCCTCCATCTCGATTCTCTCCCCACCAAGTTCCCTCGTTGCGATATCTGCCAA GAGAAGGCAGCTTTTATTTTCTGTGTTGAGGATAGAGCTCTGCTTTGTAAGGACTGTGATGAGTCCATCCACTTAGCTAACTCTAGATCTGCGAATCATCAGAGGCTTTTAGCTACTGGGATCAAAGTGGCTCTTGGCTCAAGTAGTTGCACCAAAGAAACGGAGAAGGATCAGTCTAAGGAGATTCCAGCTAAAACCCTAAGCCAGAAGCAGCCTTCTTCTTCTGCTACGACTCCTCTTCCGTGGGCTGTTGATGATTTCTTTCACTTCTCTGATCCTGAGTTCACCGATAAG ttgacCTTTTTATTGAGCAGAAAGGAGAGCTTGACCTTGGGGAGTTTGAGTGGTTTTCAGACATGGGTTTCTTCGGTGATCAGACTCTTCCTGCAGCTGAAGTTCCCGAGCTTTCTGTTTCGCATATGGGTCAGGTTCATTCATACAGACCGATGA
- the LOC103843574 gene encoding putative fructokinase-8, giving the protein MCSLRLILSLEDPRCYIENNLKNESIKKFYECLSGPFLCENYKKKNREFVNPTLFLTIVVYIFSLSVCSDETNIKCCGFGFGRLRDSHKTIDDESAMSLRHPNLKLLLVTLGEKGCRYYTKDFHGSVEAFNVNAVDTTGAGDSFICGFLSQIVDDQSILEDEERLRKVLRFSNACGAITTTKKGAIPALPSDSEALRRCNNLLSCSCLLLFCF; this is encoded by the exons ATGTGTAGTTTGCGACTAATACTATCATTAGAAGATCCTAGATGTTACATAGAgaataatttgaaaaatgaaTCGATCAAGAAGTTTTATGAGTGCTTATCAGGTCCTTTTCTGTgtgaaaactataaaaaaaaaaacagagagttCGTTAATCCAACTTTATTTCTAACAATTGTGGTATACATTTTTAGTTTGAGTGTTTGCTCTGATGAAACTAATATTAAATGTTGTGGTTTCGGGTTTGGAAGATTACGGGATTCACACAAAACCATCGATGATGAGTCAGCCATGTCTCTGCGGCAtcccaatttgaagctcttgcTTGTTACACTCGGAGAAAAGGGATGTCGTTACTACACTAAG GATTTTCATGGATCTGTTGAAGCTTTCAATGTGAATGCTGTGGATACTACTGGAGCTGGAGATTCATTCATCTGCGGGTTTCTAAGCCAGATTGTTGATGATCAGTCAATACTCGAG GATGAAGAGAGATTGAGAAAAGTGCTGAGATTCTCAAACGCTTGTGGAGCAATCACAACGACCAAGAAGGGAGCCATTCCAGCTCTTCCTTCAGACAGTGAAGCTCTCAGACGTTGTAACAACCTTTTGAGTTGCTCTTGTCTgttgttattttgtttttaa